A portion of the Microlunatus phosphovorus NM-1 genome contains these proteins:
- a CDS encoding sugar phosphate isomerase/epimerase family protein, whose protein sequence is MKFGVYNAILHDRTLPEALKIIGGLGLTGIELNSGGFLPATHIPTFDDILFSDDARDEFLGLFEGTGVEIAGLNCNGNPLHPNPTVGEKHAEDVRRSIRLAARLGQTRVVTMSGLPGGEPGATRPNWIVNAWNSAALDVLDYQWTVAEEFWRETDRLAADHGVKVALELHPQNIVFNPAGIRELVERTGATHIGVELDASHLFWQWMDPVAVVQDLGPLVFHAAAKDVKINPAAAVYGVLDNRFRRLSPDEPRTNLGGDEWANEWPKEAAWDFVALGRGHDAVYWSTWLSALYAVDRDMWVNIEHEDVSLGRIEGLEVAAGVLLDAARRAGIA, encoded by the coding sequence ATGAAGTTCGGCGTCTACAACGCAATCCTGCACGACCGTACGCTGCCCGAGGCGCTGAAGATCATCGGCGGCCTGGGACTGACCGGGATCGAGCTGAACTCCGGTGGCTTCCTGCCGGCCACGCACATCCCGACCTTTGACGACATCCTGTTCTCCGACGACGCGCGGGACGAGTTCCTGGGGCTGTTCGAGGGCACCGGGGTGGAGATCGCCGGGCTGAACTGCAACGGCAACCCGCTGCATCCCAACCCGACGGTGGGGGAGAAGCACGCCGAGGACGTACGCCGCTCGATCCGGCTGGCGGCCCGGCTAGGACAGACCCGCGTGGTCACCATGTCCGGGCTGCCAGGCGGTGAGCCGGGCGCGACCCGGCCGAACTGGATCGTCAATGCTTGGAACTCCGCTGCGCTGGACGTGCTGGACTATCAGTGGACGGTGGCCGAAGAGTTCTGGCGGGAGACCGACCGGCTTGCGGCCGATCACGGCGTCAAGGTCGCGTTGGAACTGCATCCGCAGAACATCGTGTTCAACCCCGCCGGGATCCGTGAGCTGGTGGAGCGCACCGGCGCCACCCATATCGGCGTCGAGCTGGATGCCTCACATCTGTTCTGGCAGTGGATGGACCCGGTCGCGGTGGTGCAGGACCTCGGTCCGCTGGTCTTCCACGCCGCCGCCAAGGACGTCAAGATCAACCCCGCGGCCGCCGTCTACGGCGTGCTGGACAACCGGTTCCGCCGGCTGTCGCCGGACGAGCCGCGTACCAACCTGGGTGGCGACGAGTGGGCCAACGAGTGGCCGAAGGAGGCCGCCTGGGACTTCGTGGCCCTGGGCCGCGGTCACGACGCCGTCTACTGGTCGACCTGGCTGTCGGCGCTGTATGCCGTCGACCGGGACATGTGGGTGAACATCGAGCACGAGGACGTCTCGCTGGGCCGGATCGAGGGCCTCGAGGTCGCCGCCGGCGTACTGCTCGATGCCGCCCGGCGAGCGGGAATCGCTTAG